A single genomic interval of candidate division TA06 bacterium harbors:
- the sppA gene encoding signal peptide peptidase SppA has translation MRLVLCLVVLLSAGSVLSQDYTVTSVATSDDALAVFANPAGLAAGRAPNLALLYTQDIDTLRRFGIAAATPIMGFGYSYWSKGQERSAFSYCTSLKVGSSTSFGMRGRWMNLVPGRYFAIDLGVLIRPIKYISLGAVANNVNRPGIGAVTYDRNYRVGLGLRPMTDRVTLFGQWSGKEGEDMEGSHYEFGAEVEPLDGVVLKGTIDRDMTFRTGLSINFLNSSVGYVRTVDTANGLKENGAHVAFSLDRNRTILARGGGIAEVRIEGRIEDAPPGFSLFGGSAKSLQRIRAQLRKAREDRTVKAVLLNIKSFSAGMGTTYELRREIEDLRSAGKKVVAYLEEGGMDLAVYLASAADRVVACPSSQIIVKGPYAQVMMLKGFLDKIGVEADMIRAGKYKSAVEPLTREELSEEAREQVQDLVDGMFVEITEKIATARKISTDKMEEILDRAAMWPEQAKRFGLIDHIGYYDDAKLVVAELLGKKEDNPDRVKTAGMRRRIYRSYSWTKPPKVAVLLASGEIVTGRSHTDFLFGSQYMGSETIVRQLRRLRGDGSVKAIVLRVDSPGGDGLASDLIWREVEKVKKSGKPIVVSMSDLAASGGYYISCGANKIIADPTTITGSIGVFGGKAVLAGTYEKLGINPETIKSAEHSDAFSPARRFTEEERRLFQEHIDHFYDDFVAKVSEGRGLDKSKVYEMAQGKVYTGRKAKMLGLVDEIGTLQDAIDTAAKMAGIKGKPHVVYVSPARGFFY, from the coding sequence ATGAGGCTGGTGTTGTGTCTAGTCGTGCTTCTGTCTGCTGGTTCGGTTTTGTCTCAGGATTACACAGTGACATCGGTGGCAACTTCTGACGATGCTCTTGCAGTATTCGCCAATCCAGCGGGCCTTGCTGCCGGAAGGGCGCCAAACCTGGCACTGCTTTATACACAGGATATAGACACTTTGAGAAGATTCGGTATAGCGGCAGCCACTCCTATAATGGGATTCGGATACAGCTACTGGAGTAAGGGTCAGGAAAGGAGCGCGTTTTCTTATTGTACAAGTTTGAAGGTGGGCAGTTCCACTTCGTTTGGCATGAGGGGAAGATGGATGAACCTGGTGCCGGGAAGGTATTTCGCGATTGATCTTGGTGTTCTCATCAGACCGATCAAGTACATATCGCTGGGTGCGGTTGCAAACAATGTGAACAGGCCTGGAATAGGTGCTGTCACCTATGATAGGAATTACAGGGTGGGGCTGGGCTTAAGGCCGATGACAGACAGGGTTACCCTGTTCGGTCAGTGGAGTGGGAAGGAAGGCGAAGACATGGAAGGGTCTCACTATGAGTTCGGAGCGGAGGTGGAGCCTCTGGACGGAGTGGTGCTCAAAGGAACAATTGACAGAGATATGACTTTTAGGACTGGCCTATCCATTAACTTCCTTAACTCCAGCGTGGGATATGTGAGAACCGTTGATACGGCGAATGGCTTGAAAGAGAACGGCGCGCATGTCGCGTTTTCTCTGGACAGAAACAGGACAATACTTGCCAGGGGTGGTGGGATCGCGGAGGTCAGAATAGAGGGTAGGATTGAGGACGCGCCACCTGGATTCAGCCTCTTCGGGGGCTCTGCAAAAAGCCTTCAGAGAATCCGTGCACAGCTGAGGAAAGCAAGGGAAGACAGAACGGTTAAGGCCGTGCTTCTGAACATAAAGAGCTTCTCCGCTGGGATGGGGACCACCTACGAACTGAGAAGAGAAATCGAAGACCTCAGGTCCGCAGGCAAGAAGGTGGTTGCTTATCTTGAAGAGGGAGGTATGGACCTGGCAGTATATCTTGCTTCTGCTGCGGACAGAGTGGTTGCCTGCCCGAGCAGCCAGATTATCGTGAAAGGTCCTTACGCTCAGGTTATGATGCTCAAAGGATTTCTGGACAAAATAGGTGTGGAAGCAGATATGATCAGGGCAGGGAAGTATAAGTCTGCTGTTGAACCGCTCACCCGGGAGGAACTCTCTGAGGAGGCAAGAGAACAGGTCCAGGACCTGGTTGACGGTATGTTTGTGGAGATCACTGAGAAGATCGCCACTGCGCGAAAGATATCAACAGACAAGATGGAAGAGATTCTCGACCGGGCCGCAATGTGGCCTGAGCAGGCGAAGAGGTTTGGCCTCATCGACCACATTGGATATTATGATGATGCCAAGCTGGTAGTTGCGGAACTCCTGGGAAAGAAGGAAGATAATCCCGATAGGGTCAAGACAGCAGGCATGCGGAGAAGAATCTATCGGAGCTACTCCTGGACAAAGCCTCCGAAAGTGGCAGTACTCCTGGCGTCAGGGGAGATTGTCACGGGTCGAAGCCACACCGACTTCCTTTTCGGTTCACAATATATGGGTTCTGAAACAATCGTTCGGCAGTTGAGAAGACTGAGGGGCGACGGGTCGGTGAAGGCAATAGTCCTCAGAGTAGACAGCCCTGGAGGAGATGGTCTCGCTTCTGATCTCATATGGAGAGAGGTTGAGAAGGTCAAGAAGAGTGGAAAACCAATTGTGGTGTCAATGTCGGACCTGGCAGCCTCTGGAGGCTATTATATCTCATGCGGTGCAAACAAGATTATTGCCGATCCAACCACTATCACCGGTTCAATTGGTGTCTTTGGCGGGAAGGCCGTGCTGGCGGGGACATACGAGAAACTGGGGATAAACCCTGAAACGATCAAGAGTGCTGAGCATTCAGATGCCTTCTCCCCTGCGAGGAGGTTCACAGAGGAGGAGAGACGGCTTTTTCAGGAGCATATTGACCACTTCTATGACGACTTCGTTGCCAAGGTTTCTGAAGGCAGGGGTCTTGACAAGAGTAAGGTGTATGAGATGGCGCAGGGGAAGGTGTATACAGGAAGAAAAGCGAAGATGCTCGGGCTTGTCGATGAGATAGGCACACTTCAAGATGCTATCGATACAGCAGCGAAGATGGCAGGCATCAAGGGGAAGCCTCATGTAGTCTATGTTTCGCCGGCAAGAGGCTTCTTCTATTGA
- a CDS encoding polymer-forming cytoskeletal protein: protein MRARKFRIAVFSTLFVLLTAVSLFGSHSQGHDIASVKAGPDTEETGSEMVVRSEDLVRMGESILVKENEIIDGDVVSIGGSITMKGMAKGDVVCIGGTLRISGTVEGDAVCIGGALILDSTAVVKGDVVSVFGSIQRHDDAVVKGESVSVGFGSWGSGFPWSATGGIGCFRSSPGFAFLAKLGRFLAVLVIVVLVVTFLAKPTDRLETATTKSFWRCFLTGLLGEVLIVPSIVLLAVSVVGIILIPFAIVALIVAFFFGLAGISLLVGNLFFSRFKSHKVHPVAASAMGVLLIYVLSLLAGLLGLVLIPAGIGVGVLGKIAIWVAWTTGLGAVILTRFGTRLPAVLNSEASSEVVETT from the coding sequence ATGCGCGCGCGAAAATTTAGAATCGCGGTGTTTTCAACTCTATTTGTCCTGCTCACGGCAGTGAGCCTGTTCGGATCCCACAGCCAGGGGCATGACATCGCCTCGGTCAAGGCGGGTCCGGACACCGAGGAGACAGGTTCCGAGATGGTGGTCCGCTCTGAAGACCTGGTGAGAATGGGTGAAAGCATCCTTGTCAAAGAGAATGAGATAATAGACGGTGACGTCGTCTCCATAGGCGGCAGCATCACAATGAAGGGCATGGCAAAGGGTGATGTGGTATGTATAGGAGGAACACTCAGGATCAGCGGCACGGTAGAGGGTGATGCAGTGTGTATCGGTGGGGCTCTGATTCTGGATTCCACGGCCGTTGTGAAAGGAGATGTAGTCAGCGTCTTCGGGAGTATCCAACGGCATGACGATGCAGTGGTCAAGGGTGAATCGGTCTCAGTAGGTTTCGGATCTTGGGGTTCAGGTTTCCCCTGGAGCGCTACCGGCGGCATCGGTTGTTTCAGGTCTTCCCCGGGGTTTGCTTTCCTGGCAAAACTGGGTCGCTTCTTGGCCGTTCTGGTTATAGTGGTTCTGGTAGTGACATTCCTGGCGAAACCCACGGACAGGCTGGAGACTGCTACAACCAAAAGCTTCTGGAGATGCTTTCTGACCGGGCTCCTTGGGGAAGTTCTGATTGTCCCGAGTATCGTCCTTCTTGCTGTCAGTGTGGTAGGAATTATCTTGATACCCTTCGCAATTGTTGCGCTCATCGTAGCGTTCTTCTTCGGCCTTGCCGGTATCTCACTTCTGGTGGGGAACCTTTTCTTCAGCAGATTCAAGAGCCACAAGGTTCATCCTGTAGCCGCGTCTGCAATGGGTGTCCTTCTCATCTACGTCCTTTCGCTGCTTGCCGGTCTCCTGGGCCTCGTCTTGATTCCAGCTGGTATTGGGGTTGGCGTACTGGGGAAGATCGCGATCTGGGTAGCCTGGACGACTGGATTGGGTGCCGTCATACTCACAAGATTCGGAACGAGGCTGCCAGCAGTGCTCAATTCAGAAGCCTCTAGTGAGGTCGTGGAAACTACTTGA
- a CDS encoding RNA polymerase sigma factor — protein MPSDEAALIRSVLEGSQRAYRKLMSLHKLRVYNLILGIVGNEDDAADLTQETFIKAFRSLHRFNPDYPFRSWVIRIASNCCMDFFRQKKYETVSMEDVEIVEPAAGPGERFERKGTRIRIEEAIQTLPENLRAAILLRYKEGLSYQEISEVLDVPMGTVKTWIRRGREILKSTLKP, from the coding sequence TTGCCTTCCGACGAGGCCGCTCTCATAAGGAGTGTGCTGGAAGGGAGCCAGAGGGCTTACAGAAAGCTCATGTCGCTCCACAAGCTCAGAGTGTACAACCTGATTCTTGGAATAGTGGGCAATGAAGATGACGCGGCTGACCTGACGCAGGAGACATTCATAAAGGCGTTCAGGTCACTTCACAGGTTTAACCCCGATTACCCCTTCCGTTCCTGGGTTATCAGAATAGCCTCTAATTGCTGCATGGATTTCTTCCGTCAAAAGAAGTATGAGACAGTATCCATGGAAGATGTAGAAATAGTAGAGCCTGCGGCGGGGCCGGGGGAGAGATTCGAGAGAAAAGGGACAAGGATTCGGATTGAAGAGGCGATTCAGACTCTACCGGAGAACCTGAGAGCCGCCATATTGCTAAGATACAAAGAGGGTCTGTCGTATCAAGAAATATCAGAAGTTCTGGACGTACCCATGGGGACAGTGAAAACATGGATAAGAAGGGGCCGGGAAATCCTGAAATCCACCCTGAAACCCTGA
- the hypD gene encoding hydrogenase formation protein HypD, translating to MIYVDEFRDKEAVRGLARKIVKIADGKRLTFMEVCGTHTMSAARYGIRNILPENVKLLSGPGCPVCVTPNSYLDRAMAISRLHQSIIVTFGDMFRVPGSSSSLAREKSQGGDIRIVYSALDSLSIARENRDRKVVFLGIGFETTAPTVAATILAAQREGLDNFFVLCGHKTIPNAMKMLVDSPELNVSGFICPGHVSAIIGSRSYEPLATEYRVPCVVAGFEPTDILQAIYMLAKQVKEERASVENQYSRVVAEDGNTKAISVMEGVFGTKDAEWRGIGVVSQSGLSIGEKFSAFDAESNIEVEVERTKEFPGCICGQILRGVKTPLQCKLFGKECTPVEPKGACMVSSEGTCAAYYKYPQLP from the coding sequence TTGATATATGTGGATGAATTCAGGGACAAAGAAGCTGTCCGCGGGCTGGCCAGAAAAATAGTCAAGATTGCGGATGGCAAACGTCTCACGTTCATGGAGGTATGTGGGACGCACACAATGTCTGCTGCTAGATACGGCATAAGAAACATCCTGCCTGAAAATGTGAAGTTGCTTTCTGGACCCGGTTGTCCCGTCTGTGTCACCCCCAACTCCTATCTGGACAGGGCAATGGCGATCTCACGGCTCCATCAATCAATCATTGTCACCTTCGGAGACATGTTCCGGGTTCCAGGGTCGAGCTCTTCCCTGGCCAGGGAGAAATCACAGGGCGGTGATATAAGGATAGTTTACTCAGCCCTGGACTCGCTCAGCATCGCAAGAGAAAATCGAGACAGGAAGGTCGTTTTTCTAGGAATAGGCTTTGAGACCACAGCTCCAACCGTGGCTGCCACGATTCTTGCAGCACAGCGCGAAGGTCTTGACAATTTTTTCGTACTGTGCGGACATAAGACGATCCCGAATGCCATGAAAATGCTTGTTGATAGTCCAGAACTGAACGTCAGTGGATTCATCTGTCCTGGGCATGTGAGCGCCATAATAGGTTCACGGAGCTATGAGCCTCTGGCCACAGAGTACAGAGTTCCTTGTGTGGTAGCAGGGTTTGAGCCGACCGATATCCTTCAGGCTATATACATGCTGGCAAAACAGGTGAAAGAGGAGCGCGCGTCTGTGGAAAACCAGTATAGCAGGGTGGTGGCAGAAGATGGGAATACAAAGGCCATTTCTGTAATGGAGGGAGTGTTTGGGACAAAGGACGCGGAGTGGCGCGGGATCGGAGTCGTATCGCAGAGCGGCCTTTCCATAGGAGAAAAGTTCTCAGCCTTCGACGCTGAATCGAACATAGAAGTAGAAGTAGAAAGAACAAAGGAATTCCCGGGCTGTATATGTGGCCAAATACTGAGGGGGGTTAAAACTCCTCTTCAGTGCAAACTGTTTGGCAAAGAGTGCACGCCTGTAGAGCCGAAAGGCGCGTGCATGGTTTCCTCTGAGGGCACTTGCGCTGCTTACTACAAGTACCCACAGCTTCCGTAG
- a CDS encoding HypC/HybG/HupF family hydrogenase formation chaperone: MCLGIPAKITKIEGSKAEGEIGGLKREVDLSIIEGVKIGDYVILHAGFAIEKLDEKEAEETLQLLREISESMGE; this comes from the coding sequence ATGTGCCTGGGCATACCAGCTAAGATTACAAAGATAGAGGGCAGCAAAGCAGAAGGTGAGATAGGTGGCCTGAAGAGGGAAGTGGACCTCTCTATTATTGAGGGCGTCAAGATCGGAGACTATGTGATACTCCATGCAGGATTTGCAATAGAGAAGCTGGATGAGAAGGAAGCTGAGGAAACTCTGCAGCTCCTGCGGGAGATTTCAGAGTCGATGGGAGAATGA